A window of Lepidochelys kempii isolate rLepKem1 chromosome 1, rLepKem1.hap2, whole genome shotgun sequence contains these coding sequences:
- the SLC2A3 gene encoding solute carrier family 2, facilitated glucose transporter member 3 → MESKKKITCPLLCAVSTAAIGSLQFGYNTGVINAPEKIIQAFFNQTLELRRGTPTSSELLTSLWSLSVAIFSVGGMIGSFSVGLFVNRFGRRNSMLLVNILAFVGGTLMGFSKTAKAIEMLILGRFIIGLFCGLSTGFVPMYISEISPTALRGAFGTLNQLGIVVGILVAQIFGLKEIMGSESLWPLLLGFTIIPAILQCAALPFCPESPRFLLINKMEEDKAQAVLQKLRGTQDVAQDIQEMKEESTKMSQERKATVPELFRSPNYRQAIIIAIVLQLSQQLSGINAVFYYSTGIFEKAGVKQPVYATIGAGVVNTVFTVVSLFLVERAGRRTLHLVGLGGMALCAVLMTIALTLKDVLSWISYISIVAIFGFVAFFEIGPGPIPWFIVAELFSQGPRPAAVAVAGCSNWTSNFLVGMLFPYAEKLCGPYVFIIFIVFLVIFFVFTFFKVPETRGRTFEDISRGFEGQVEGSGTVAAVEKSPMVELKGIESANDVTSNI, encoded by the exons ATTATTCAAGCATTCTTCAATCAAACATTAGAGTTGCGGAGAGGGACCCCAACCTCCTCCGAGCTTCTGACCTCGCTGTGGTCCCTCTCCGTCGCCATCTTCTCCGTGGGAGGGATGATCGGCTCCTTCTCTGTTGGACTTTTTGTCAACCGATTTGGAAG GCGGAACTCCATGCTACTGGTGAACATCCTGGCCTTCGTGGGTGGCACCCTGATGGGCTTTTCCAAGACGGCAAAAGCAATAGAAATGCTGATCCTTGGCCGCTTTATCATTGGCCTCTTTTGTGGCCTCAGCACTGGCTTTGTTCCCATGTACATTAGCGAGATCTCACCCACCGCCCTGCGTGGTGCCTTTGGCACCCTCAACCAGCTGGGCATCGTTGTGGGCATCTTGGTGGCACAG ATTTTCGGCTTGAAGGAGATCATGGGGAGTGAGAGTCTCTGGCCACTGCTTTTGGGGTTCACTATTATCCCAGCCATCCTGCAGTGTGCTGCTCTGCCCTTCTGCCCTGAGAGTCCCCGTTTCCTGCTGATCAACAAGATGGAGGAAGACAAAGCGCAAGCAG TTCTCCAGAAGCTCCGTGGTACACAGGATGTGGCCCAAGACATCCAAGAGATGAAAGAGGAGAGCACCAAGATGTCCCAGGAGAGGAAAGCAACAGTGCCGGAGCTCTTCCGCTCGCCGAATTACCGCCAGGCCATCATCATTGCCATCGTACTCCAGCTCTCCCAGCAGCTCTCGGGCATCAATGCT GTGTTCTATTACTCCACGGGGATTTTCGAAAAAGCTGGTGTCAAGCAGCCTGTCTATGCAACCATTGGTGCTGGTGTGGTTAACACGGTCTTCACTGTCGTATCG CTGTTCCTGGTGGAGCGTGCAGGGCGCAGGACCCTTCATTTGGTCGGCTTGGGTGGCATGGCTCTCTGTGCCGTTCTCATGACCATAGCTTTGACACTTAAG gATGTCTTGAGCTGGATTAGCTATATCAGCATTGTTGCCATCTTTGGCTTTGTGGCCTTTTTTGAAATTGGCCCCGGTCCTATTCCCTGGTTCATTGTGGCTGAACTCTTCAGTCAAGGTCCCCGTCCTGCAGCTGTGGCAGTGGCTGGTTGCTCCAACTGGACCTCCAATTTCTTGGTGGGAATGCTCTTCCCCTATGCAGAG AAATTGTGTGGTCCCTATGTCTTCATCATCTTCATTGTTTTCCTGGTCATCTTCTTTGTCTTCACCTTCTTCAAAGTCCCTGAGACCAGGGGCAGGACTTTTGAAGACATTTCCAGGGGCTTTGAAGGACAAGTGGAAGGAAGTGGCACCGTTGCAGCAGTGGAGAAAAGCCCCATGGTGGAACTGAAGGGCATAGAGTCTGCTAATGATGTTACCTCAAATATTTAA